From a region of the Actinopolymorpha singaporensis genome:
- a CDS encoding P-II family nitrogen regulator: MKLVTAVIKPHRLDEVRAALETFGVSGMTVTEASGYGRQKGHTEVYRGAEYEVDLVPKVRVEIVVDDADVDDIVDVVVKSAHTGKIGDGKVWVVPVETVVRVRTGEHGPEAL; the protein is encoded by the coding sequence ATGAAGCTGGTGACCGCCGTCATCAAGCCACACCGGTTGGACGAGGTACGCGCAGCGCTGGAGACGTTCGGGGTCTCCGGCATGACGGTCACCGAGGCGAGTGGGTACGGCCGCCAGAAGGGACACACCGAGGTCTACCGGGGCGCGGAGTACGAGGTGGACCTGGTGCCCAAGGTCCGGGTCGAGATCGTGGTCGACGACGCCGACGTGGACGACATCGTGGACGTCGTGGTCAAGAGCGCACACACCGGCAAGATCGGGGACGGCAAGGTGTGGGTCGTCCCGGTGGAGACGGTCGTGCGGGTACGAACGGGCGAACACGGGCCGGAGGCGCTGTAG
- a CDS encoding ammonium transporter, with protein sequence MPQLSAGDTAWVLASAALVLLMTPGLALFYGGMVRAKGVLNMLMMNFAAIGVVSILWVLYGYSLAFSKDVGGGLIGGLGDFGLEGLIGEKSLSGTIPTTVFVAFQAMFAIITVALISGAIADRTKFSAWIVFIVAWATIVYFPVAHWVFFFDDGNGGWIADKIKALDFAGGTAVHINAGAAGLALALVLGRRVGWRRDPMRPHNLPLVLLGAGLLWFGWFGFNAGSALSANGTAGVAFINTQVATAAGLLAWILVEKIRDGKPTTLGAASGAVAGLVAITPACASVTPLGAILVGLAAGVLCALAVGLKTKFGFDDSLDVVGVHLVGGLVGTLIIGFLASAAAPAGVNGLFYGGGFDQLWRQTVAAAAVLAYSFVLTYVIGKVIDKTMGFRISEDDEVSGIDLTEHAETAYDFSTIGGGSRTHGLARGTAVRPEHGARVAASHEPAPRSASDPTSESASEPTSESGPEPGPGEPGQGPEDGPAAAPAEEKEGSWTR encoded by the coding sequence ATGCCCCAGCTCAGTGCCGGCGACACCGCCTGGGTGTTGGCCAGTGCCGCACTTGTACTACTGATGACACCCGGACTGGCGCTGTTCTACGGCGGCATGGTCCGGGCCAAGGGCGTACTCAACATGCTCATGATGAACTTCGCCGCGATCGGCGTGGTGAGCATTCTCTGGGTCCTCTACGGCTACTCGCTGGCCTTCTCCAAGGACGTCGGCGGAGGACTGATCGGCGGGCTCGGCGACTTCGGCCTGGAGGGCCTGATCGGCGAGAAGTCGCTGTCCGGCACGATTCCGACGACGGTGTTCGTGGCGTTCCAGGCGATGTTCGCCATCATCACGGTGGCGCTGATCTCGGGTGCGATCGCGGACCGGACGAAGTTCAGCGCGTGGATCGTGTTCATCGTCGCGTGGGCGACCATCGTCTACTTCCCGGTCGCGCACTGGGTCTTCTTCTTCGACGACGGCAACGGCGGCTGGATCGCCGACAAGATCAAGGCGCTCGACTTCGCCGGCGGCACCGCCGTGCACATCAACGCAGGCGCGGCCGGTCTCGCCCTGGCGCTGGTCCTCGGCCGCCGGGTCGGCTGGCGCCGGGACCCGATGCGGCCGCACAACCTTCCACTGGTCCTGCTGGGGGCGGGACTGCTGTGGTTCGGGTGGTTCGGGTTCAACGCGGGTTCGGCCCTGTCGGCCAACGGCACCGCCGGTGTGGCGTTCATCAACACCCAGGTCGCCACGGCGGCCGGTCTGCTCGCCTGGATCCTGGTGGAGAAGATCCGGGACGGAAAGCCCACCACGCTCGGCGCGGCCTCCGGCGCGGTCGCCGGCCTGGTGGCGATCACGCCGGCGTGCGCCTCGGTCACCCCGCTGGGCGCGATCCTGGTCGGCCTGGCCGCGGGTGTGCTGTGTGCGCTGGCCGTCGGGCTGAAGACGAAGTTCGGCTTCGACGACTCCCTGGACGTGGTGGGTGTCCACCTCGTCGGCGGCCTGGTGGGCACGCTGATCATCGGCTTCCTCGCCTCCGCGGCGGCGCCGGCGGGCGTGAACGGCCTGTTCTACGGGGGCGGGTTCGACCAGCTGTGGCGCCAGACGGTCGCCGCGGCGGCGGTCCTCGCCTACTCCTTCGTACTGACGTACGTGATCGGCAAGGTCATCGACAAGACGATGGGCTTCCGGATCAGTGAGGATGACGAGGTGAGCGGCATCGACCTCACCGAGCACGCGGAGACCGCGTACGACTTCAGCACCATCGGCGGCGGTTCACGCACCCACGGGCTCGCCCGGGGCACGGCGGTTCGGCCCGAACACGGTGCACGGGTCGCCGCCTCGCACGAGCCGGCGCCGAGGTCGGCCTCGGACCCCACGTCGGAGTCGGCCTCGGAGCCAACGTCGGAGTCGGGCCCGGAGCCGGGCCCGGGGGAGCCGGGTCAGGGTCCTGAGGACGGGCCGGCGGCCGCGCCGGCAGAGGAGAAGGAAGGGAGCTGGACCCGATGA
- the pabB gene encoding aminodeoxychorismate synthase component I — MTKWVLRCRELAATVDAEQAFRALFGAGRRAYWLDSSMVGGPARYSVLGECAGPHADVLIDQVGPRPTPPDPDPGDAADPGDSGDPVDSVYDRLERRLAERRVDVPAELPAELACGYVGYFGYELRAHDGAPSPHRSELPDAYWMAATRYLALDHLAGRAWLVELGTADTPASWLDDAATTLAGLPATSRTDRPNPGLPNPSTPEPDPEPWLARPRETYLRDVRHCLDRLRAGDSYEVCLTNTVEMPFAGTPFEAFEAFEAYCRLRRRNPAPYAAYLRLDDLHVLSASPERFLRVDAQGYAESRPIKGTAPRGDEPVADDLARKELSASTKAQAENLMIVDLVRNDLGRVCEPGSISVPAFCSVESYATVHQLVSTVRGRLRSDVTAVRAARACFPPGSMTGAPKLSTMRILDRLETRPRGIYSGALGHFGLAGTADLSVVIRTAVIHRGRLTVGAGGAIVLDSDPADEWDEMLMKAAVPLRALVVPPCDE, encoded by the coding sequence GTGACGAAGTGGGTGCTGCGGTGCCGGGAGCTCGCGGCCACGGTGGACGCCGAGCAGGCGTTCCGGGCCCTCTTCGGCGCCGGCCGCCGGGCCTACTGGCTGGACAGCTCCATGGTGGGCGGGCCCGCGAGGTACTCCGTACTCGGCGAGTGCGCCGGTCCGCACGCCGACGTCCTCATCGACCAGGTCGGGCCGCGACCGACCCCGCCGGACCCGGATCCGGGTGACGCGGCGGATCCGGGTGACTCGGGTGACCCGGTTGACTCGGTCTACGACCGGCTCGAACGTCGGCTCGCCGAGCGACGTGTCGACGTCCCCGCGGAGCTGCCCGCCGAGCTCGCCTGCGGCTACGTCGGCTACTTCGGCTACGAGTTGAGGGCGCACGACGGCGCGCCCTCGCCACACCGGTCCGAGCTGCCGGACGCGTACTGGATGGCGGCGACGCGATACCTCGCCCTCGACCATCTGGCCGGACGCGCCTGGCTGGTCGAACTCGGCACTGCGGACACGCCCGCGTCCTGGCTGGACGACGCGGCCACCACGCTTGCGGGCCTGCCTGCGACCAGTCGTACCGACAGGCCGAACCCAGGCCTCCCGAACCCCTCGACGCCGGAGCCCGATCCCGAGCCCTGGCTGGCCCGCCCACGCGAGACCTACCTGCGCGACGTACGCCACTGCCTGGACCGGTTGCGAGCGGGTGACAGCTACGAGGTCTGCCTCACCAACACCGTGGAGATGCCCTTCGCGGGTACCCCGTTCGAGGCGTTCGAGGCGTTCGAGGCCTACTGCCGCCTGCGCCGCCGCAACCCCGCCCCGTACGCCGCCTATCTCCGGCTGGACGACCTCCACGTCCTGTCCGCGTCGCCGGAGCGCTTCCTGCGGGTCGACGCGCAGGGGTACGCCGAGTCCCGGCCGATCAAGGGCACCGCACCCCGCGGCGACGAGCCGGTGGCCGACGACCTTGCCCGCAAGGAGTTGTCGGCGAGCACCAAGGCGCAGGCGGAGAACCTGATGATCGTGGACCTCGTCCGCAACGACCTGGGCCGGGTGTGCGAGCCGGGAAGCATCAGCGTGCCGGCGTTCTGTTCGGTGGAGTCCTACGCCACGGTCCACCAGCTCGTCTCCACGGTGCGGGGCCGGCTGCGGTCCGACGTGACCGCCGTGCGCGCGGCCCGGGCCTGTTTCCCGCCGGGCTCGATGACCGGTGCGCCGAAGCTGTCCACGATGCGCATTCTGGACCGGCTGGAGACCCGGCCGCGCGGCATCTACTCCGGCGCGCTCGGCCACTTCGGGCTGGCGGGCACGGCCGACCTCAGCGTGGTGATCCGGACCGCCGTGATCCACCGGGGACGGCTCACCGTCGGCGCGGGCGGGGCGATCGTGCTGGACTCCGACCCGGCGGACGAATGGGACGAGATGCTGATGAAGGCCGCCGTTCCACTGCGCGCACTGGTCGTTCCCCCTTGTGACGAGTGA
- a CDS encoding GAF domain-containing protein: MAEYDGLARDLVRVVAQNGLQAPLRICEAVVASHLADGAAVTLISDPDRQEPICATDEIATRLDELQFSLAEGPCLDAHTSGRPVLVADITDPADTRWPGFAEGARGTRARALYALPMRIGGARLGVLDLYRLEHGPLSRGGLTMALRAADAATWAVLNPGAGGRQAPPGVLEDLIGAGLARAEVHQATGMVAVQLGVPVGAALARLRAHAFAHGRPLADVAHDVVTRRLRLDSTDDPPGDDRNLPGGPDAPSGR; encoded by the coding sequence ATGGCCGAGTACGACGGTCTGGCCCGCGATCTCGTCAGGGTCGTGGCACAGAACGGCCTGCAGGCTCCGCTGCGAATCTGCGAGGCGGTGGTGGCCTCGCACCTGGCCGACGGTGCCGCGGTGACGTTGATCAGCGACCCGGATCGGCAGGAGCCGATCTGTGCCACCGACGAGATCGCCACCCGCCTGGACGAGCTCCAGTTCAGCCTCGCCGAGGGGCCCTGCCTGGATGCCCACACCTCCGGTCGTCCGGTGCTGGTGGCCGACATCACCGATCCCGCCGACACCCGCTGGCCCGGCTTCGCCGAAGGTGCTCGCGGCACGCGCGCGCGTGCGCTGTACGCGCTTCCGATGCGGATCGGCGGCGCCAGACTCGGCGTACTGGATCTGTACCGGCTGGAGCACGGGCCGTTGTCCCGCGGGGGGTTGACCATGGCGTTGCGGGCCGCGGATGCGGCGACGTGGGCCGTGCTCAACCCGGGCGCCGGAGGGCGGCAGGCTCCGCCGGGGGTGCTGGAGGACCTGATCGGCGCCGGGCTGGCACGAGCGGAGGTGCACCAGGCCACCGGAATGGTCGCCGTCCAGCTGGGCGTCCCGGTGGGGGCGGCACTGGCGCGGCTGCGGGCCCACGCCTTCGCCCATGGCCGGCCCCTGGCCGACGTGGCCCACGACGTGGTGACCCGGCGGCTGAGACTCGACTCCACCGACGACCCACCCGGCGACGACCGCAATCTCCCCGGCGGGCCCGACGCCCCCTCAGGCCGGTGA